In the Chrysiogenia bacterium genome, GTCGCTTCTTTGACTCGCCCCTCCCCTCGGCTATATTGCGCTCCCGTCGGGCTAAAGCCTTCTGAATCAGCGGAATATATGAAACCGAAATACATATTCTTCACCGGCGGCGTGGTCAGTTCCCTTGGGAAAGGTCTCGCTGCCGCCAGCACCGGTGCGCTGCTTGAGGCCCGCGGGCTCGACATCACCCTCATCAAACTCGACCCCTACATCAACGTCGATCCCGGCACGATGAACCCCACCCAGCATGGTGAGGTCTTCGTCACCGACGACGGAACCGAGACGGATCTCGATCTTGGACACTACGAGCGCTTTACTAACGCGTTCATGTCACGCAAGAACAACTTCACGACGGGCCAGATCTACGACTCGGTCATCCGCAAGGAACGCGCCGGCGAGTATCTGGGCAAGACCGTGCAGGTCATCCCCCACATCACCGATGAGATCAAGGAACGCGTGCGCGAGGCCGGCGCCGGCCACGACATTGCCATTGTCGAGATCGGCGGCACCGTGGGCGACATCGAGAGCCTCCCCTTCCTGGAGGCCATCCGCCAGTTCAAATACGACCTGGGCGACGAGCACGTGTGCTACGTGCACCTGTCCTACGTGCCCTACATCGAGGCCGCCGGCGAGCTCAAGAGCAAGCCCACGCAGCACTCGGTCGCCGCGCTCCGCCAGATCGGTATCGCGCCCGACATCATTCTCTGCCGCTCAGACCGCGAGATTCCGCGGGAGATGAAGGACAAGATCGCCCTGTTCTGCAACGTGCAGAAAGGCAACGTGATCACCGCGCGCGACGTATCGACCATCTACGCCGTTCCCATCGAGCTGCACAACGAGGGCCTCGACGAGCGCATCGTCCAGCGCCTCAATGTCTGGACCCGTCGCCCGGACATCTCGGCGTGGGAACGCATCGTCCGCACGGTCAAGGAACCCAAAGACGAGTGCACCATCGCGGTGGTCGGCAAATACGTCGACCTCATCGAGTCCTACAAGTCCCTTAACGAGGCGCTCACCCACGGCGGCCTGGCCAATGAATCGAAGGTGAACCTCGAATACATCGACGCCGAAGAGATCGAAAAAGACGGCGCCGACAAGATCCTGCAGAACGCGCACGGCATCCTGATCCCCGGCGGTTTCGGCTCGCGCGGGATCGAGGGGAAGATCCAGGCCATTCGCTACGCGCGTGAGCATCACATCCCCACCTTCGGAATTTGCCTGGGAATGCAGCTCATCGTTGTCGAGTTCGCGCGCAACGTGGCCGGCATTGCCGACGCAACCTCGCT is a window encoding:
- a CDS encoding CTP synthase, encoding MKPKYIFFTGGVVSSLGKGLAAASTGALLEARGLDITLIKLDPYINVDPGTMNPTQHGEVFVTDDGTETDLDLGHYERFTNAFMSRKNNFTTGQIYDSVIRKERAGEYLGKTVQVIPHITDEIKERVREAGAGHDIAIVEIGGTVGDIESLPFLEAIRQFKYDLGDEHVCYVHLSYVPYIEAAGELKSKPTQHSVAALRQIGIAPDIILCRSDREIPREMKDKIALFCNVQKGNVITARDVSTIYAVPIELHNEGLDERIVQRLNVWTRRPDISAWERIVRTVKEPKDECTIAVVGKYVDLIESYKSLNEALTHGGLANESKVNLEYIDAEEIEKDGADKILQNAHGILIPGGFGSRGIEGKIQAIRYAREHHIPTFGICLGMQLIVVEFARNVAGIADATSLEFDPKAANPVIALMEDQKSVTDKGGTMRLGAYECVLKNTTLAQKAYGAFEISERHRHRFEFNNNYREKLQEKGLVLSGLSPDEQLVEIVELEDQPWYLGCQFHPEFKSKPTAPHPLFREFIKAALQQKAKAAQAA